Proteins from one Desmodus rotundus isolate HL8 chromosome 9, HLdesRot8A.1, whole genome shotgun sequence genomic window:
- the LOC112308902 gene encoding myosin-2: MSSSDQEMAVFGEAAPYLRKSEKERIEAQNRPFDAKTSVFVAEPKESFVKGTIQSREGGKVTVKTEAGATLTVKDDQVFPMNPPKYDKIEDMAMMTHLHEPAVLYNLKERYAAWMIYTYSGLFCVTVNPYKWLPVYNPEVVTAYRGKKRQEAPPHIFSISDNAYQFMLTDRENQSILITGESGAGKTVNTKRVIQYFATIAVTGEKKKEEATSGKMQGTLEDQIISANPLLEAFGNAKTVRNDNSSRFGKFIRIHFGTTGKLASADIETYLLEKSRVTFQLKAERSYHIFYQIMSNKKPELIEMLLITTNPYDYAFVSQGEITVPSIDDQEELMATDSAIDILGFTSDERVSIYKLTGAVMHYGNMKFKQKQREEQAEPDGTEVADKAAYLQGLNSADLLKALCYPRVKVGNEYVTKGQTVEQVINAVGALAKAVYEKMFLWMVTRINQQLDTKQPRQYFIGVLDIAGFEIFDFNSLEQLCINFTNEKLQQFFNHHMFVLEQEEYKKEGIEWEFIDFGMDLAACIELIEKPMGIFSILEEECMFPKATDTSFKNKLYEQHLGKSANFQKPKVVKGKTEAHFSLIHYAGTVDYNITGWLDKNKDPLNETVVGLYQKSSLKTLAYLFSGSQTAEAEASGGAKKGGKKKGSSFQTVSALFRENLNKLMTNLRSTHPHFVRCIIPNETKTPGAMEHELVLHQLRCNGVLEGIRICRKGFPSRILYADFKQRYKVLNASAIPEGQFIDSKKASEKLLGSIDVDHTQYKFGHTKVFFKAGLLGLLEEMRDDKLAQLITRTQARCRGFLARVEYQKMVERRESIFCIQYNIRSFMNVKHWPWMKLFFKIKPLLKSAETEKEMATMKEEFQKTKEELAKSEAKRKELEEKMVSLLKEKNDLQLQVQAEAEGLADAEERCDQLIKTKIQLEAKIKEVTERAEDEEEINAELTAKKRKLEDECSELKKDIDDLELTLAKVEKEKHATENKVKNLTEEMAGLDETIAKLTKEKKALQEAHQQTLDDLQAEEDKVNTLTKAKTKLEQQVDDLEGSLEQEKKLRMDLERAKRKLEGDLKLAQESIMDIENEKQQLDEKFKKKEFEISNLQNKIEDEQALGMQLQKKIKELQARIEELEEEIEAERASRAKAEKQRSDLSRELEEISERLEEAGGATSAQIEMNKKREAEFQKMRRDLEEATLQHEATAAALRKKHADSVAELGEQIDNLQRVKQKLEKEKSEMKMEIDDLASNVETVSKAKGNLEKMCRTLEDQVSELKSKEEEHLRLINDLTTQRGRLQTESGEYSRQLDEKEALVSQLSRGKQAFTQQIEELKRQLEEEIKAKNALAHALQSSRHDCDLLREQYEEEQESKAELQRALSKANSEVAQWRTKYETDAIQRTEELEEAKKKLAQRLQDAEEHVEAVNAKCASLEKTKQRLQNEVEDLMLDVERTNAACAALDKKQRNFDKVLAEWKQKYEETHAELEASQKEARSLGTELFKMKNAYEESLDQLETLKRENKNLQQEISDLTEQIAEGGKRIHELEKIKKQVEQEKCELQAALEEAEASLEHEEGKILRIQLELNQVKSEIDRKIAEKDEEIDQLKRNHVRVVESMQSMLDAEIRSRNDAIRIKKKMEGDLNEMEIQLNHANRMAAEALRNYRNTQGILKDTQIHLDDALRGQEDLKEQLAMVERRANLLQAEIEELRATLEQTERSRKVAEQELLDASERVQLLHTQNTSLINTKKKLETDISQIQGEMEDIVQEARNAEEKAKKAITDAAMMAEELKKEQDTSAHLERMKKNLEQTVKDLQHRLDEAEQLALKGGKKQIQKLEARVRELEGEVESEQKRNVEAVKGLRKHERRVKELTYQTEEDRKNILRLQDLVDKLQAKVKSYKRQAEEAEEQSNTNLSKFRKLQHELEEAEERADIAESQVNKLRVKSREVHTKIISEE; this comes from the exons ATGAGTTCCTCAGACCAGGAAATGGCCGTTTTTGGGGAGGCTGCTCCGTATCTTCGGAAGTCTGAAAAGGAGCGCATTGAGGCCCAGAATAGGCCCTTTGATGCCAAGACATCTGTCTTTGTGGCAGAGCCCAAGGAATCCTTTGTCAAAGGGACTATCCAgagcagagaaggagggaaagtgaCTGTGAAGACTGAAGCGGGAGCA ACTCTGACAGTAAAAGATGACCAAGTCTTCCCCATGAACCCTCCCAAATATGACAAAATTGAGGACATGGCCATGATGACCCATCTGCACGAGCCCGCTGTGCTGTACAACCTCAAAGAGCGTTATGCAGCCTGGATGATCTAC ACCTACTCGGGCCTCTTCTGTGTCACTGTGAACCCCTACAAGTGGCTGCCAGTTTACAACCCTGAGGTGGTGACCGCCTACCGAGGCAAAAAGCGCCAGGAGGCCCCGCCCCACATTTTCTCCATCTCTGACAACGCCTATCAGTTCATGCTGACTG aCCGAGAGAATCAGTCAATCCTGATCAC CGGAGAATCTGGTGCAGGGAAGACTGTGAACACCAAGCGTGTCATCCAGTACTTTGCAACAATTGCAGTtactggggagaaaaagaaggaggaagctACTTCTGGCAAAATGCAG GGGACCCTAGAAGATCAAATCATCAGTGCCAACCCCCTACTGGAGGCCTTTGGCAATGCCAAGACCGTGAGGAATGACAACTCTTCTCGCTTT GGTAAATTCATCAGGATCCACTTTGGTACCACGGGGAAGCTGGCTTCTGCTGATATTGAAACAT ACCTCCTGGAGAAGTCTAGAGTTACTTTCCAGCTAAAGGCAGAAagaagttaccatattttttatCAGATCATGTCGAACAAGAAGCCAGAGCTAATTG AAATGCTCCTGATCACCACCAACCCATATGACTATGCTTTCGTCAGTCAAGGGGAGATCACGGTCCCCAGCATTGATGACCAAGAAGAGTTAATGGCTACAGAT AGTGCCATTGATATCCTGGGCTTCACTTCTGATGAAAGAGTGTCCATCTATAAGCTCACAGGGGCAGTAATGCATTATGGGAACATGAAATTCAAGCAAAAGCAGCGTGAGGAGCAAGCTGAGCCAGATGGCACTGAAG TTGCTGACAAGGCAGCCTATCTCCAGGGTCTGAACTCTGCTGACCTGCTCAAAGCCCTCTGCTACCCCAGGGTCAAGGTGGGCAATGAATATGTCACCAAAGGCCAGACTGTAGAGCAG gtgaTCAATGCAGTGGGTGCTCTGGCCAAAGCTGTCTATGAGAAGATGTTCCTGTGGATGGTCACCCGCATCAACCAGCAGCTGGACACCAAGCAGCCCAGGCAGTACTTCATTGGGGTCTTGGACATCGCTGGCTTTGAGATCTTTGAT TTTAACAGCCTGGAGCAGCTATGCATCAACTTCACCAATGAGAAACTGCAACAGTTTTTCAACCACCACATGTTCGTGCTGGAGCAGGAGGAGTACAAGAAGGAAGGCATCGAGTGGGAGTTCATTGACTTTGGGATGGACCTGGCTGCCTGCATTGAGCTCATTGAGAAG CCTATGGGCATCTTCTCCATCCTGGAAGAGGAGTGCATGTTCCCCAAGGCCACAGACACCTCCTTCAAGAACAAGCTGTATGAACAGCATCTTGGAAAGTCTGCCAACTTCCAGAAGCCTAAGGTTGTCAAAGGCAAGACTGAGGCCCACTTCTCACTGATCCACTACGCGGGCACCGTGGACTACAACATTACTGGCTGGCTTGACAAGAATAAGGACCCCCTGAATGAGACCGTGGTCGGGCTGTACCAGAAGTCATCACTGAAAACTTTAGCTTACCTCTTCTCTGGGTCTCAAACTGCTGAAGCAG aGGCAAGTGGTGGTGCCAAGAAAGGTGGTAAGAAGAAGGGCTCATCTTTCCAGACGGTGTCTGCCCTTTTCAGA GAGAATTTGAACAAGCTGATGACCAACCTCAGAAGTACCCATCCACATTTTGTGCGGTGTATCATCCCCAATGAAACAAAAACTCCTG gGGCCATGGAGCATGAACTTGTCCTGCACCAGCTGAGGTGTAACGGAGTGCTGGAAGGCATCCGCATCTGTAGGAAAGGATTCCCAAGCAGAATCCTTTATGCAGACTTCAAACAGAG atacaaggtattaaATGCAAGTGCCATCCCTGAAGGACAATTCATTGACAGTAAGAAGGCTTCTGAGAAGCTCCTTGGGTCCATTGACGTTGACCACACCCAGTATAAATTTGGTCACACCAAG GTCTTTTTCAAGGCTGGTCTTCTGGGGCTCCTAGAGGAGATGCGAGATGACAAGCTGGCCCAGCTGATTACCCGAACCCAGGCCAGGTGCAGAGGGTTCTTGGCAAGAGTGGAGTACCAGAAGATGGTGGAGAGAAG AGAGTCCATCTTCTGCATCCAGTACAACATCCGCTCGTTCATGAACGTCAAGCACTGGCCCTGGATGAAACTGTTCTTCAAGATCAAACCCCTGCTGAAGAGTGCAGAGACTGAGAAGGAGATGGCCACCATGAAGGAAGAGTTTCAGAAAACCAAAGAAGAGCTGGCCAAGTCAGAGGCAAAAAGGAAGGAACTTGAAGAAAAGATGGTGTCActcttgaaagagaaaaatgacctgCAGCTCCAAGTTCAGGCA GAAGCTGAAGGCTTGGCTGATGCAGAGGAAAGATGTGACCAGCTGATCAAAACCAAAATCCAGCTTGAGGCCAAAATCAAAGAGGTGACTGAGAGAGCTGAGGATGAGGAAGAGATCAATGCTGAGCTGACAGCCAAGAAGAGGAAACTGGAGGACGAATGTTCagaactgaagaaagacattgatGACCTGGAGCTGACACTGGCCAAGGTTGAAAAGGAGAAACATGCCACAGAGAACAAG GTGAAAAACCTCACAGAGGAGATGGCAGGCCTGGATGAAACCATAGCTAAGCTGACCAAGGAGAAGAAGGCCCTCCAAGAGGCCCATCAGCAGACCCTGGATGACCTGCAGGCAGAAGAGGACAAAGTCAACACCCTGACCAAAGCCAAAACCAAGTTAGAACAACAAGTGGATGAT cttGAAGGGTCCttagagcaagaaaagaaacttCGCATGGACCTAGAAAGGGCTAAGAGGAAACTTGAAGGTGACCTGAAGTTGGCCCAAGAGTCCATAATGGacattgaaaatgaaaaacaacaactaGATGAAAAGTTCAAAAA gaaagagtTTGAAATTAGCAATCTGCAAAACAAGATTGAAGATGAACAGGCCCTTGGGATGCAGCTGCAGAAGAAGATCAAGGAGTTGCAG GCCCGCAttgaggagctggaggaggaaattgaggcagagagggcttctcGGGCCAAAGCAGAGAAGCAGCGCTCTGACCTCTCCCGGGAACTGGAGGAGATCAGCGAGAGGCTGGAAGAAGCTGGGGGGGCCACTTCGGCCCAGATTGAGATGAACAAGAAGAGGGAGGCTGAGTTCCAGAAAATGCGCAGGGACCTGGAGGAGGCCACCCTGCAGCATGAAGCCACGGCAGCCGCCCTGAGGAAGAAGCACGCAGACAGTGTGGCTGAACTTGGGGAGCAGATAGACAACCTGCAGAGGGTCaagcagaagctggaaaaggagaAGAGTGAGATGAAGATGGAGATCGATGACCTGGCTAGCAATGTAGAAACAGTTTCTAAAGCCAAG GGAAACCTAGAGAAAATGTGCCGCACTCTAGAGGACCAAGTGAGTGAACTGAAATCCAAGGAAGAAGAGCATCTGCGGCTCATCAATGACCTGACCACCCAGAGGGGCCGCTTGCAGACCGAATCTG GTGAATATTCACGTCAGCTAGATGAAAAAGAAGCTCTGGTGTCTCAGTTATCAAGGGGAAAACAAGCATTTACTCAACAGATTGAGGAATTAAAGAGGCAACTTGAAGAGGAGATAAAG GCCAAGAATGCCCTGGCCCATGCCCTGCAGTCCTCCCGCCATGACTGTGACCTGCTGAGGGAACAGTACGAGGAGGAGCAGGAATCCAAAGCTGAGCTGCAGAGGGCACTGTCCAAGGCCAACAGTGAGGTTGCCCAGTGGAGGACCAAGTATGAGACGGACGCCATCCAGCGCACAGAAGAGCTGGAGGAGGCCAA GAAGAAGCTGGCCCAGAGGCTGCAGGATGCTGAGGAGCATGTAGAAGCTGTGAATGCCAAGTGTGCCTCCCTTGAAAAGACCAAACAGCGGTTACAGAATGAGGTTGAGGACCTCATGCTCGATGTGGAGAGAACTAATGCTGCCTGCGCAGCCCTGGACAAAAAGCAGAGGAACTTTGATAAG GTACTGGCAGAATGGAAACAAAAGTATGAGGAAACCCATGCTGAGCTCGAGGCCTCCCAGAAGGAGGCCCGCTCTCTTGGCACTGAGTTGTTCAAGATGAAGAATGCCTATGAGGAATCCTTGGATCAGCTAGAAACTTTGAAACGGGAAAACAAAAACTTGCAGC AGGAGATTTCTGACCTCACGGAGCAGATTGCAGAAGGAGGGAAACGTATCCATGAactggagaaaataaagaaacaagtgGAACAAGAAAAATGTGAACTTCAGGCTGCTTTAGAGGAGGCAGAG GCATCACTTGAACATGAAGAGGGAAAGATCCTGCGCATCCAGCTGGAGCTGAACCAAGTCAAGTCTGAAATTGACAGGAAAATTGCTGAAAAGGATGAGGAAATTGACCAGCTGAAGAGAAACCATGTTAGAGTCGTGGAGTCAATGCAGAGCATGCTGGATGCTGAGATCAGGAGCAGGAATGATGCCATCAGGATCAAGAAGAAGATGGAAGGAGATCTGAATGAAATGGAAATCCAGCTGAACCATGCCAACCGCATGGCTGCTGAGGCCCTGAGGAACTACAGGAACACCCAAGGCATTCTCAAG GACACACAGATCCACCTGGATGATGCTCTCCGGGGCCAGGAGGACCTGAAGGAGCAGCTGGCCATGGTTGAACGCAGAGCCAACCTGCTTCAGGCCGAGATCGAGGAGCTGCGGGCCACTCTGGAGCAGACGGAGAGGAGCAGGAAAGTTGCAGAGCAGGAGCTGCTGGATGCCAGTGAGCGTGTCCAGCTGCTGCACACCCAG AACACAAGCCTGATCAACACCAAGAAGAAACTGGAGACAGACATTTCCCAAATCCAAGGAGAGATGGAAGACATTGTCCAGGAAGCTCGCAACGCAGAAGAGAAGGCCAAGAAGGCCATCACTGAT GCGGCCATGATGGCTGAGGAACTGAAGAAGGAGCAGGATACCAGTGCCCACCTGGAGCGGATGAAGAAGAACCTGGAGCAGACGGTGAAGGACCTGCAGCACCGTCTGGATGAGGCTGAGCAGCTGGCCCTGAAGGGTGGGAAGAAGCAGATCCAGAAACTGGAGGCCAGA GTGCGTGAGCTGGAAGGCGAGGTTGAGAGTGAGCAAAAGCGTAATGTTGAAGCTGTCAAAGGTCTGCGCAAACATGAGAGAAGAGTGAAGGAACTCACATACCAG ACAGAAGAAGATCGAAAAAATATTCTCAGGCTTCAGGATTTGGTAGATAAACTTCAGGCAAAGGTGAAATCTTACAAGAGACAAGCTGAGGAGGCT GAGGAACAATCCAATACAAATCTATCTAAATTCAGAAAGCTCCAGCATGAGCTGGAGGAGGCCGAGGAGCGGGCTGACATCGCCGAGTCGCAGGTCAACAAGCTGCGGGTGAAGAGTCGCGAGGTTCACACAAAAATTATCAGTGAAGAGTGA